Within Ovis aries strain OAR_USU_Benz2616 breed Rambouillet chromosome 3, ARS-UI_Ramb_v3.0, whole genome shotgun sequence, the genomic segment CAGCCCTCTGAGGACCGTGTTTGGTTTTCCCTCTCTCATCCAGATTTGACAACCCCTGGCCCATCCCCTACCATCCCTCACAGACCCTTCTTCCCCTGCAGGAGAccgaggagctggaggaggagaagtCGGGCCTGCAGAAGGAGATCGCTGAactgcagaaagagaaagagaagctggAGTTCATGCTGGTGGCCCATGGGCCCGTGTGCAAGATCAGTCCTGAGGAACGCCGGTCCCCACCGGCCTCTGGGCTGCAGGCCCTGCGCAGCGGGGCCAGTGGAGGAGTCGGTGCCGTGGTGGTGAAACAggagcccctggaagaggacagCCCCTCGTCCTCATCGGCGGGGCTGGACAAGGCCCAGCGCTCCGTGATCAAGCCCATCAGCATTGCTGGGGGCTTCTACGGTGAGGAGCCCCTGCACACCCCCATCGTGGTGACCTCCACTCCTGCCATCACTCCGGGCACCTCGAACCTCGTCTTCACCTACCCCAGTGTGCTGGAGCAGGAGTCGCCAGCATCGCCCTCTGAGTCCTGCTCCAAGGCCCACCGCAGAAGCAGTAGCAGTGGGGACCAGTCGTCAGACTCCTTGAACTCCCCGACTCTGCTGGCTCTGTGACCCAGCTCCCAGGGGCGGGGGTAGGGGTCCTCGTCACTGCCTCCTGCCCAGGGACCAGCACCTTCTAGCGCTCTGGGGCCgtgaggagaagagggggacccTGCCAGAGAGCTTCCTGGCTCTGGGGAGACCCAGGTGGGATTTGGTGGTGAGTTGCCGGAGGACTTGGATGAGCTCTTGGAAGTCACAGGACCTCCTCCTCCCTCGTCCGCCTCGCGAAGCAAATCCTGTTTCTTGAAAAACATTGGAGAACTTGGTTTGGTGGACTCAGGCATCTCCCTGGCTTCTGAAGAGCCTGAAGCTGGTGTGGGCCGATCCTGTCCCTTGGTTCCAATGTGTCTCTGGAGTGATGGTGTCCTTCCTGCCCCACCAAGCATGCTCAATGCCTTTTTGGTTTCACCTTCCCTCTATTTGCCCCTTCCTTCCCCCAGTGTCAATTTCACTTCCTCTTAGTTTTTTATCAAATTTGCCATGACATTTCATCTGGGTGGTCTGAATAGTAAAGCTCTTCATTTCTGAAGAGGGGGCAGCAGGATGACTCTTTGGCTGGGGCTGACTTGTCCAGAAGGGGACAGTCCATGTGCAATACAGAACCTTCCCTCCTCTGACGCTTCTGGTCCACCGCCATCTCCGGAACTGCCAGCAGGGCTCCTTGAGCTTTCCAGGAGAGGCCACCATCGCCAGGAGGTTTGGAGGACCCTTCCTCCCCATTCTCAGAGACGGCTTTTGGAGGAGCAGCTTGGCCAGAAGACAAGGGTGTGAGTGAGACAGCTGGGTCATGTTTTGGGTTTGCCAAATGCCTAACTACCAGGCCGGGAATGGCCAGGAAAGTGCCAACGGGCCACATGGGTGTCCCAGCCAGCCTCACTTCACCCCGTGTCTTGAGTAGGACATCTCTTGTAATTACCACCTCGTCGTTCTGCCCTGGACCCTTCTTCCTTCCTCGGAGCCACACATCACTCCAAGTCCCTGCCcgctccaccccccccccaccctgcctcTCAGGGTGACGCCACCCGTGGAGGTTTAATGAGCGTGGGCCTGGCCCCTCCCCAAGCCTCAAAATCGCCTCTGCTGTGGATGGAAAGGCagggggaggaagaagggaggcaGTCAGAGTGGGGTTTGCCTTGCAGCAGCCCCAGCGCCTGCTTCTCGCCTCTCACCAAGGTGCTGGGCTGTGCTACCCTCTGTGGTCATCTGCTACCTGATGGATCTTGCGCTTTTTCTCTTACActcccctgccccctcacccCAGTGTGCTTCCCAGGTCCACCAGCCAGCTGTGAACAGCTGGCCCAGAGCTGCTGTTGTGGCTTGCAGCTTATGCGCCATTCCCCAGGGGCTGCTGAAATCAGAGATGAATCCCACTGCAAGAGAGCTGCCCCTTcctgtggggtgggggatgggggaaaGGGGCTCCTCCagcaccccccacctccccccggAAGCACAGCTCTGCAGAGCTCAGTGGAGTCCCCGCCTGCCACCCCTTGGAGactttttttctccccaaggCTGGTCTTCCAGCATTGGCCTCTGCTGGGCTAGTGCTCTGAGGGAGACCCCGCTATTGTGATTCAGCTCTAGAGATCATTGTATGATAATTTAAAACTATATAGATATTATTTAAATCAACCCAGTTGGGGTTAAATCTCAAAGTTGGACtcgggagagagagaaaaagcgaTGACATGATTGCTCACCTGTTCCCTTCACAGACCCAGGCCTGGCACGCCAGCTGGTATTTAAGGTTCATTACTCCCTTGCCATACCCTAGACACACAGAATGGAACAGCCCAATGCCTAAAATACGCAGCCCACTATGACTGGGAGTGATGTGTGGAGGGGTAGGGCTTGCAAAGAGAGGAGACTAAAAGAAACAGGATTTCCCCCCAAATGCTTTAAATATGTTAtttcccacattccttggctGTGACACCGCCCCCCAGTTCCCCAGAGGTTCTGGGAGGGGCGCTCCTAATAAGATTGGGCCTTTGGGTTTCTGGCTTCAGATTAATCAAGGACGCAGAGGTCAGCTAGGCGTAGCAGGAGACAGGCGAAAAGAACTGGGGTGAACTCAGCTCTGAAAGACTCAATCATCTCAAGTGGCATTTGCGGCCAACTGGGAGCTATTTGCTTCTTTTtgaatatatgtgttatatatttcttaaatgaagCTGCTCTCTGGTGTTTTGTTTCTAAAGTCCCTTTGTGCCCCATTTTGCACAGCCCTGATCCCAAGGCAGGCCCCGGCATGTGACTTGGGGCCAAGCTGGACATTCCTGAAACGGAGTCTGGCTTTAGTTCAGATTTCAAACTGCATTGGCTTTGGGACCAGCAGAAAGCAAGAACCCAGCCGCCTTGCAGGACTTCGAGGCCTCTGAGCTGTGTTTCTATTCAGGACCCTCTAACTTTGTTCTTGGAGGCAGTTTGGCTTCCTCAAAGCCAGAGGTTATCTGGAGAATTCACTCTTAACTCATAGGCATATCCTCAGTCACTGCCTTCTGGCTGGTTCTCTAAAGTTGCTGCCAGACACCAGGcctgctgcttcctcctccttcctttctcctcctcctcgggAGCAGCGGCAGGGGAGCCTTTGGACTTGGGCAGGGAACCCCATGCCCCCCTGTGTCCCCAGCCATGAGGCAGCTGGTGTGGACTCCAGTTGGGCTGCAGGCAGCTCTGGGACAGCATAGGGCAGGCACTCCTTGACAGGCTGGTATGAAACACACAGTCCCCTTGGCCACCTGGCTAGCCTCTTGGGAACAGCCCTCTTCCTGTCGAGTGGACGGGGACAGCTGCTGACACAGAACAGAGAGGAGATCCCAGGTGAAGCTTAGGCAATTACCAGAGCCAACTCAAAGCAGAGAAATTCACTGGggaagtttcagaaaaaaatcatttttctgccTGTGAGATTGGCCAGGTGTCTTCACTGTGGCCCATCCCACAAGTATCTCAAAGCCAGGAACCATCAGAGGCTACTGGTTCCCTTTCTCAGACTTTGCGGAAGGGAGTCTCCCCTCTGTTCCCACTAGGCTCCATCTTAAGGTTGAGCTCAACTTATAGGCATTGggacttttctcccttttccttgaTGGACCAACATTACTTCTTGCAATCTCACCTTATAACTTTTAGGTTGATTTCCTCCCTTGATCAGACATCCATGTGGCCtctttaagaaggaaaagaatagcacctactatgtgccaggcactgtgttaggcacttttatatatatatactctcttTAGGGTGAGACTAAGTGATGAGGACTTCCCTTATTAAAAGCCCACCACTGATGGATCAACAAAAACACTTAGAGGTGAGAAGGTCTTTCTCCAAAGATCCAAGGCAAGATTGCCTTCAGTCTGAGGTCTGTTCTCAAAGACCCACCCCCTACAATATCCTCCCACCTCTAAATTTGTTTCCCCTGTGATGTGCTCCTTTGCACTCTTCAGATGGTTAACCTGAGTCCTTATAGAATTTGTGGACCAATAGGATATGTGGTGTGtgtaactttcttttaaaaacttaagtaaAGTGGTCTTGCTACTTTCTGCTTGTTGAGTCTTCTTGGCATTCAATCTTAAAAGCCAGCATCTCACTATTTATTGAcgggttgtgtgtatgtgtgcgtgcgtgcgtgtgtgtgtgtgtgtatatttctaGGTGTGCCCATGTCCTCCTGcaccttttaaaaaggaaacccaGTCACCCCACTACCTATTTGATATCTTCTCACGCTTCTAGTATATTGGTTGTACATCAACAAAGGGTTTTAATTTTCTAAGGCTGACATGTTCAGGAGGAGCTGGGTCAAATTTTGAGCAGGGCatgggaagggaagggggagaagtaattgacatttattttattatttattttaaatgtttacatcTTTGTGTTGTACCAAGCCTGAATAGAAACAGATAGCATTAAAATGCTCagttcctctctccctttctttcttctttataattttttttaaaatttaggctAATGATGCTTTGTTTCTAAAATGACTTGTGACTTGTGCTGTATAAACTTGTGTAAAAAAAGGTTCTGTTTTTAAAGATGGTGTGTCATTCCTCTGGGGACAGCGGTCACCAAGAACTCTGCGTTAGAAGAGAACACAAGGAAAGATCCTGCTCTGTTcctcaaaaattattttctgtgtatgATTAAAagtttattccatttattttagtTTGTGGTTACTTGATGTCGAGGAAGAAAAATTTTCACGTTTGTATAAAGAATAGGTATCAGGGTGTCTTTTCTGAAGTGAAAGatgtatatatagtattttgGTATATCGTGGCAAATCAAAAGCTTTGTGCATCTGTATTTGAGGTATGTTGATGTGGAATAAAGACTGCTCTAAGATCctggaggtaaaaaaaaaaaagttgtcaagattcCTACAGCTTGATGGGGGATTTAATTATCTTTCTAAGcaccttgtcttttttttttctttttttaaagtattggtGAAATGGTCCCATTGGAAAGGCTTCTAAATAGGCCTCTCCAGGCAGGACT encodes:
- the FOSL2 gene encoding fos-related antigen 2 isoform X1, which translates into the protein MYQDYPGNFDTSSRGSSGSPAHAESYSSGGGGQQKFRVDMPGSGSAFIPTINAITTSQDLQWMVQPTVITSMSSPYPRSHPYSPLPGLASVPGHMALPRPGVIKTIGTTVGRRRRDEQLSPEEEEKRRIRRERNKLAAAKCRNRRRELTEKLQAETEELEEEKSGLQKEIAELQKEKEKLEFMLVAHGPVCKISPEERRSPPASGLQALRSGASGGVGAVVVKQEPLEEDSPSSSSAGLDKAQRSVIKPISIAGGFYGEEPLHTPIVVTSTPAITPGTSNLVFTYPSVLEQESPASPSESCSKAHRRSSSSGDQSSDSLNSPTLLAL
- the FOSL2 gene encoding fos-related antigen 2 isoform X2; protein product: MCLSIRPSSSSKEPLKPEGLKFRVDMPGSGSAFIPTINAITTSQDLQWMVQPTVITSMSSPYPRSHPYSPLPGLASVPGHMALPRPGVIKTIGTTVGRRRRDEQLSPEEEEKRRIRRERNKLAAAKCRNRRRELTEKLQAETEELEEEKSGLQKEIAELQKEKEKLEFMLVAHGPVCKISPEERRSPPASGLQALRSGASGGVGAVVVKQEPLEEDSPSSSSAGLDKAQRSVIKPISIAGGFYGEEPLHTPIVVTSTPAITPGTSNLVFTYPSVLEQESPASPSESCSKAHRRSSSSGDQSSDSLNSPTLLAL